The genomic region AACGAGCAAGGCGACATGTGAGATGTTTGATTGGTCAAAGCCCATAGAGGGTGGACCTTTGGGAGCTGGTTTTGACACCTACTTTGGTGACGATGTACCCAATATGCCTCCTTACGCCTTCATCGAAAATCAGCACTTAACTTGTGATCCCGTTAATATCGACGGACGAAAACTCATGAAGCAACAAACAATGAAGGGCGGCTATATTCACGGCGTCGGTCCCGGAGAAAAGGGCTGGCAACTAAAGAATGTCATGCCGACGATTACCGCCAAAGCAGTCGAAACCATTGAGCAGCGGAGCAAAAGCTCCAAACCCTTCTTTCTCATGTTCGCCACTACCACACCTCATTCACCCATTGTTCCTTTAGAAAAATTTAAAGATAGTAGTGCAGCCGGTCCCTACGGCGACTCTATTGTCCAGACAGATGACGCTGTCGGACAGGTTGTGGCCGCCTTAAAAAGCGCGGGGGTTTATGATAATACGCTATTAATTATATCTAGCGATAATGGCCCAGCACCCTTTATGCGCGAACGCATTCAAACACATCAGCACAATCCCTCTGGTCTCCTGCGTGGCCTCAAACGCGATCTCTTCGAAGGCGGTCATCGCGTCCCCTTTATAGCGTCCTGGCCCAAAGGCGGAATCAAGGGTGGTCGACAAATTGATGCCCTGATCTCCCAAACTGACCTTTTTGCCACGATCGCTGAAATCATCGATTACAAGCTCGAAGACGGTATCGCAGAAGATAGCCTAGATATTTTAGCTACACTACGTTCAAACAAAACTGTACGCCAAGAACTCGTTTACCATGCCTCCAATGGCAAGCTGGGACTTCGCCAAGGACCCTGGGCCTACTTACGTCGAGGTGGAATCAGCTCGGAGCCCGAATGGTATAAGAATATATGGCAGGGTGACTCTAGTGATGCACCGGGCTTATTGTTCGATCTTTCCAATGATCTCGGCCAACGAAGTAATTTATATGATAAATCACCAGAACGCATCCAGAAAATGGAAGCGCACCTGGCTGAAATTCAAAAAGGTAAATCCACGCGCTAAGCCAAGAATTCAAAAACTTATGTACAACAATTTCAAAAATGATAATCTGGAAACCATGAAAAATAAAAGACTAAAAACTGCCCTGTTTGCCGCGCTATCGCTCATGGCCTTCAACACATTCGCGGCGACAAGCCGCCCCAACATCGTCTTGATCCTGTGCGATGATCTCGGCTATGGAGATGTGCAATGCCTCAACCCGGAGAAGGGCAAGATCAAAACGCCGCATATCGACAAGATCGCTGAGCAAGGTATGACCTTCACCGATGCCCATTCCGGCTCGTCAGTCTGCACGCCGACGCGCTACGGACTGCTGACTGGCCGCTACAGCTGGAGGACACGGCTACAGAGCGGTGTGGTGGCGGGGTACAAGCCCTGCCTGATCACGCCCGACCGGCTCACGGTGGCCGGCTTGCTGAAGAAGCAGGGCTACACGACAGCAATACTCGGCAAATGGCATCTCGACTTCCAATATCAGGATCCGGTCAGCGGCAAAATACTGAAACGGCTTAATAGAAAAACTCAGCCACCGGTCGGAAGCAAAATCCCGGATGGACCGCTTAGCCGGGGCTTTGACAGCTATCACGGTTTCCATCATGCCGGAAATATGAAGGCGGTAATTGAGAACGATACCGTTATTCTTCATGAAGATGAAATCAACATGCTGCCGCGCTTAAGCGAAAAAGCGGTGACTTATATTGAAGAGCGCGCCAAGTCGCCCGATCAGCCCTTTTTTCTCTACGTGCCGCTGGGCTCACCGCACACACCGATAGTGCCCTCCAAGGAGTGGCAGGGGAAAAGTGAGCTGGGGCCGTATGGCGATTTTGTGATGCAGACCGACGCCACCGTCGGGATCATCACCGACGCGCTCGCGAAAAATGGCTTTACGGACAACACAGTAGTGATCTTTACGAGTGACAATGGCTGTTCAAAGTCCGCCGATATCCGAGACCTCCGCAAGCAGGGGCACCATGTAAGTGCCCAATACCGCGGTTCTAAGGCCGACATCTGGGAGGGTGGTCACCGCGTACCCTTTATCGTCCGTTGGCCAGGCAAGACTGAAGCAGGATCTAAAAGTGAGCAGTTAATCACCTTGGTCGACTTCTTCGCGACGGTTTCGGACATCACTGGAGAGAAAGCACCGAACATGGCCGAAGATAGCGTAAGCTTCCTGCCGGCATTATCAGGCAAGACCATCCAGTCCACCCGCAAAGGTGTGATTCACCATTCGATTTCAGGTCACTTCGCCTATCGACAGGGAAAATGGAAACTCTGCTTGGCCAAGGAATCCGGTGGGTGGACTGCCCCCAAGGAAAGTCAGGCCGGGGCCGATGCACCCAAGGCGCAGCTTTACGACATGGAAAAAGATCCTGGTGAACAGAACAACCTCTATCTCGCTCACCCCGAAGTCGCCGAGCGCTTACTTGCGGATCTCACTGCCGATATTTACAATGGTCGCAGCACCGATGGGCCGAAAGCTAAAAATGATCATAAGAATATTGTGCTCTGGAAGAACCAAGAGGCAAAAACGAGCACAAGAAAAAATCGCAAGTAATAGCAGCTCGCTAAAGATCGTGAGAACAGCTTAAAGAAAGAATTTCACCCACTTAACAAAAAATTTAAAACAATGATTAGCTAAATATTTAGGAGACTATAAAAATGAAAACCATACTCATGCTGACTTTCTGTCTGGCACTATCTTCCTTCGGCGATACTGCGCCGAGAAACTACGAACTCTGGGAACCGCAAGCAGCTCCGAATAATGGGCGCAGCAAGTGGGAGAGTACAAAATCGAGTAAAAGACCAAAGTCTTATGACCATGACTGGGAACGCTGGTCGTATCCTATCGGCAACGGTTATACAGGCGTCAGTATCTTTGGGCGGACGGATACCGAGCGTATTCAGCTTACCGATAAAACACTTCATAATCGGGGCATTTACGGGAAGGGCGGATTAACTAGCTTTGCCGAAGTATTGCTCGATTTTAATCAGCAAAAGGTGAGTAATTACCGTCGCTCGCTCAATCTGAATGAAGCCATCGCCCATGTTTCCTACATGCACAAAAAAGTGAGCTTTAAGCGTGAGTATTTTGCTTCTTACCCGGACAATATAGTGGTCATTCGACTCACTGCGGATAAAAAGGGATCGCTTTCTTTTACTGTACGTCCTGAAATCCCCTACCTTGCGATGAAGCAGCGCACGGGTTCTATTACTGCTGTGGACAATCTTCTAACACTCAAAGGAACGATGCCTTTGTTTAGCTGTAATTATGAGGGTCAGATCAAGGTACTGAACGAAGGTGGCTCCGTGAGCGCCAATGCTAAAGACGGCACTATCAAGGTCAGTGAGGCCGATTCAGTCACGCTACTGATTGCGACGGGAACCAACTACCGCATCAGCGCCAAGACTTTCCGTAATGCTTCGGCAAAAAAGCTCGACCCCAAGCAATTTCCACATGAGCAAGTTTCTGCTCGTATTCAATTAGCTCAAGATATGGGCTATGCGGCGCTCAAAGAGAATCACTTCAAGGATTACCAAAACCTGTTCGGCCGTGTTTCAGTGAACTTAAATTCAAAGCCTTCAGTCGATCCGACGCACATCCTTCTGCAGAAGTACCAAAAAGGCAAAACCAATACCTGGCTTGAAGAACTCATGTTTCAGTATGGTCGCTACCTACTCATTTCCAGCTCGCGCGAGAAGAGCCTGCCCGCCAACCTACAGGGTGTATGGAGCCAGGATTATTACACTCCATGGTCGGGAGGATTTTGGCATAATATCAATGTGCAGATGAATTATTGGGGCTCCATGAGCACCAATCTGGGCGAGTGTTTCCAGGCTTACACCAACTTTTACAAAGCCTACCTACCCATAGCACGAGGGCATGCCGCCGACTACGTTCGCAAGTACAATCCAAAGCAGTTGACGAAGGGAGGCGATAATGGCTGGATCATTGGCACCGGAGCCAATGCCTACTATATACCCAGCGCTGGCGGACATTCTGGCCCGGGAACGGGAGGCTTTACGGCGAAACTTCTCGTCGATTATTATAAGTTTACACAGGACAAAAAATATCTCGAAGAAGTCGCCTACCCGGCAATGCTCTCCTTGAGTAAATTTTATTCAAAAGTACTGATTCCCCATGGCAATAAACTTTTAGTAGAACCTTCTGCTTCGCCAGAACAGACTTCTAGTGCCGAGCAAGTGAAGGGCATGCCGGGCCATCTGAAAGGAGGGAGAAACTACATTACTGCCGGCTGTACTTTCGATCAGGGCTTTGTCTGGGAAAGCTATTCCGACACACTGTCACTCGCCAATGAACTCGGTAACAAAGACCCCTTCCTCGATACCATCCGCGAGCAGATTACCAAGCTCGATCCTATTTTGGTCGGGGCCGATGGTCAGATTAAGGAATACCGTGAGGAAAACCATTACAGCGATATCGGTCAGCCAAGACACCGCCACATTTCTCATCTTTGCCCGCTCTATCCGGGAACCCTCATTAATTCTAAACCAGAATGGATGCAGGCCGCAAGTAAAACACTGGATCTGCGCGGCGACAGAACCACCGGATGGGCCCTGGCTCACCGCATGAATAGCCGTGCCCGCCTCGGCGAGGGCGATAAGGCACATGAAGCCTATAAGCGTTTTATTCGCGAACGTACCGCGACCAACCTCTGGGCTCTTCACCCTCCCTTTCAGATTGACGGCAGCCTCGGCACCATGGCAGGAGTCGCAGAAATGCTGCTGCAGAGTCACGATAATTCTATAAGAGTGCTCCCAGCGCTGCCAAAAGTGTGGAAAACCGGACACTTTGACGGCCTGGTGGCGCGAGGCAATTTTGTGGTCTCCGCAAAATGGCAAGAGGGAAAAGCAAGTTTGATTTCTATCCAGTCCAGAAGCGGTGGCGTATGTCGCGTCAACTACCCCGGAATCGCCAAGGCCACGATTGCAGACAGCAATGGCAATGCAGTAGAAGTCACGCGTGAAGGAACAGATCAGATCCACTTTTCTTCCACTCTTGGAGAGACTTATTTAATTAAACAAATTCAACAATAAAAGAATGATATACAGGACTAAGGTGATGAACAAACGATTGATGACAGCCATGATGCTTTCTTTCAGTATTGTCACTGCCTTTGCGGCTGAGAGCATTGAGCTTTCGGCTGGAAAAGAGCTCGGTGCGATCTGGTTCATTGGCGATTCGATCACCCAGAGCAACGCCGACGGCGATGCCAAGGGCTCGCCACGTAAATCGCTTTACGACCTGCTGAACGCGAAGGGCTATTCGTTCAGTTATACCGGGCATCACACCAGGAATGTCGATGGTCTTCCCATGTCTGGAAACTCTCCGCTAGACAATCTCTATCACTATCACACGGGGATATCGGGCTATCTAATCACCAAGGGAAGCATCCAAAAACGGAAACGCCCATTAAGGGGAATTGGCTCGGGGCTTTCGCAATATTGGAAAAGCGGCCGTCTGACCTTGGTAAAGCCGGATATAATTTTGATTATGATCGGAACCAACGATATCGGGCATGCTTATGAGCTCGCCGGCGCTCCGGCGCGTTTAGCGACCTTGCTGGACGATATCTACGCATTGCCCGGTGCAGGCAAGCCGACCATCTTTTTGGCGTCAATTCCGCCGAATCGCCGCAATGAAGCCGATCGAAGCAGGGTGGTCCTCTTTAATGAATCCATTCCCGGGATCGTCGACTCCTATCGAACGAAAGGAAAGAAGATCTTCTATGTGGATCAGTTTACGCCCATTGATAAGGCCTATAAAAAAAATATGCGTGGCGATAATCTCCACCCCAACGCAAGCGGCAACGACACGATGGCAGCGCAGTGGTTCAATGCCATTGAAGCATCACTCAAGCCAGAGTCAGCTCTGTTTCCTGGCAAGAGAAGCGATTTTCGTGGCTATGATCGCTACGATAATGTGAAGACCGCAAAGGGGGATTTTTCGATCGTTTGTCCAAAGAATGCTGCCCCCGGGAAACCTTGGCTATGGCGCAGCCTCTATTGGGATGCCATTAAGCAATTTAGCAATGCTGATCTTCAATTGGTCGATCAGGGCTATCACGTCGTGCTCGCTCACGGTGATGTTTCCGGACATCCCCGTGGTAATGCCAATATTGATGGTGCCTACGACTTGCTGACACAAGAGTATGGGTTCTCGAAGAAATGTTCGATGGCATCGATGAGTCGAGGAACCTTGTCTCTTTTCCGCTGGGCGACTGAGAATCCGCAAAAGGTGGAAAGCATCTATGTAGATAATGGGGTTTGCAACGTGTTGAGCTGGCCAGCGGGAAAATCCGTTCCTGGCAACAAGTCAAGCTCTAGTGGGAATCGTAAATCCTGGACGCTCTTTAAGCAGGCCTTCGGCTATGCCACGGACGCAGAGGCACTCAAAACCAAAGAAAGCCCGATTGATTTGTTAGAACCTCTAGCCAAAGCTGGTGTGCCGATTCTAATGGTTTGCGGAAGCAAAGACTCCGCGGTGCCGTACGAGGAAAACGACGCCATCATGGAGCAACGCTATAAGGCGCTCGGTGGTTCCATTGAAGTGATTGTGGAGAACAAGGGTCACTCCCACGGTATGAAAGATCCGACACCCGTACTCGAATTTATTAAAAAGAATACAAAATAGAGCATAAGGAGCAAATGATGAAAAAAGATAATATGCAGCAAAGTAGAGTTTTTAGGGGATGGAAGTTTTTGATGGTCATCATTCCAATATTTGGAAGTGTTGCAATGGCTGGGACCGAGCTCTATGTGAGCCCGGCGGGTAGCGATACGAATCTGGGAAGCCAAAGCAAGCCCTTGGCCTCCTTGGCGAAAGCACGTGATCTTGTACGATCGCATGCGGGAAAAGATGCGGTGACGGTGAATATCGCCGACGGCATTTATTACTTGCCCGAGACCTTGATCTTCTCTCCCGAGGATTCCGGAACGGCGGAGTTTCCAGTTGTTTACCGTGCTGAAAATGAAGGTGGGGCGGTGCTGAGTGGTGGCTCAAGGCTCAATCTCAAATGGTCCGCTTATAAGGACGGCATCTTTCAGGCAAAAACGCCTCAAGGCTTGGAAATCGATCAGGTCTTCCTCGATGGCAGCGCACAGCGTATGGCGCGTTATCCAAACTACGATGCCAAAAAGAAAACTGATGCTTACCAGGGCTATTCTGCCGATGCCTTTTCTAAAGAGCGAGCGGCCAATTGGGCCGATCCGACTGGTGGCTATATTCACGCCATGCACCTTCATCGATGGGGTGGCTATCATTACCGCATTACTGGCAAGGATGCCAAGGGTGAGGTGACTTATGAGGGTGGTTGGCAGAACAACCGTCAGATGGGCATGCACAAGAAGTTCCGTATGGTAGAGAATATTTTCGAGGAACTCGATGCGCCTGGCGAGTGGTTCCACAATGCCAAGACCTCCACCCTCTACTACATGCCCGCGCCCGGCGTGGATTTAACAAAAGCTAAGCTCGAGGTCGTGCGCCTTCGTCACTTAGTCGAATTCCAGGGAAGCCAAGAAAAACCTGTAAAGCAGATCGCCATACAGGGTTTTACGCTTCGTCACACCGCAAGAACTTTTATGGATTGCAAAGAACCCTTATTGCGCTCGGATTGGGCAATCTACCGTGGCGGTGCCTTCCTACTGACTGGAACTGAGGATGTATCTCTTCTTGATTGCGAATTTGATCAAGTTGGTGGCAACGCAATCTTTGTTAATAATTACAATCGTCGCGTTCAGGTTAAAGGCTGCCATATTCACGATGCAGGTGCGAGTGGGGTATGTTTTGTGGGCGATCCGAAGGCGGTGCGCAATCCGCGTTTTGAATACAAAGAAGTTAATGATTTTTCAGAAATCGACCTTACTCCGGGACCAAAAACCGATAACTATCCAGCCGACTCGATTGTTGAGGATTGCCTCATACACGGAATCGGAACAGTTGAAAAGCAACCCGCTGCAGTACAGATTTCCATGGCGCAGGGCATCACTGTCCGTGACGTTTCCATCTATGATTGTGCTCGCTCAGGCATTAATATAAGTGAAGGCACCTGGGGTGGACACCTGATCGAAGGCTGTGACGTCTTTGATACCGTGCTAGAGACGAGTGACCACGGCTCGTTCAATTCTTGGGGCCGCGATCGCTTCTGGCATCTTAACTCTGCACCCGCAGGCAAGCTCGCCGAATTATCCTTACTCGATGCGGTGAAAACCAGCGTCATCCGCAATAGTCGCTGGCGTTGTGACCATGGTTGGGATATTGATCTAGATGATGGCTCGAGCAACTACGACATTTATAATAACCTGCTACTTGCGAAGGGGCTCAAACTACGAGAAGGTTTCCGTCGCCACGCCTGGAATAATGTTATCATAAATAATGGTCTGCATCCACACGTTTGGTATCTTGGCAATGGGGACGAAGTTCACGGCAATATCCTCATGAGTCGACATCGTCCGGCACGGATGAAACGCCCCAATGCAGATGCTGCACGAGTCGATAAAAACCTATTTTATGTTGCCAATGAATCTCAAGTCAAAGCGACTTCAAAAACATTAGGTTGGGATAAAAATTCGATCTTTGCTAAGCCACAGTTTATTGATCCCAGCAAAGGGGACTTTGCTGTCAAAGACAATTCGCCTGCCTTCGAAATTGGCTTCAAAAATTTCCCCATGGACCAATTCGGGGTGAAGAAGCCCGCACTCAGAAAAATTGCCCGTACGCCAATACTTCCCATGCCAGTGCTTACCAAAGCAAAAGCGAAGCGTCGACCTGCTAGAAAAGCACCAGCCGCGAAGCAAGTTTCCAAAACCTCTGCCTGGCTCGGTGCGAGCCTGCAGACTTTGGCGGGTGAAGAATTCTC from Lentisphaera profundi harbors:
- a CDS encoding sulfatase family protein: MIFSPLVRSNLFVFFCVSTQSLMPSNAHEGESTLGHGKPNIVIVLTDDLGYGDVSFLNPESKVQTPHMDALARAGVWATDAHAPSTVCSPSRYALLTGRYAWRGTLRAGRLNPWKESAIEKDRVTLPKILKSKGYFTALVGKWHLGFDWPWKGGEKPPESIIGKGTSKATCEMFDWSKPIEGGPLGAGFDTYFGDDVPNMPPYAFIENQHLTCDPVNIDGRKLMKQQTMKGGYIHGVGPGEKGWQLKNVMPTITAKAVETIEQRSKSSKPFFLMFATTTPHSPIVPLEKFKDSSAAGPYGDSIVQTDDAVGQVVAALKSAGVYDNTLLIISSDNGPAPFMRERIQTHQHNPSGLLRGLKRDLFEGGHRVPFIASWPKGGIKGGRQIDALISQTDLFATIAEIIDYKLEDGIAEDSLDILATLRSNKTVRQELVYHASNGKLGLRQGPWAYLRRGGISSEPEWYKNIWQGDSSDAPGLLFDLSNDLGQRSNLYDKSPERIQKMEAHLAEIQKGKSTR
- a CDS encoding sulfatase family protein, producing MINHQNASRKWKRTWLKFKKVNPRAKPRIQKLMYNNFKNDNLETMKNKRLKTALFAALSLMAFNTFAATSRPNIVLILCDDLGYGDVQCLNPEKGKIKTPHIDKIAEQGMTFTDAHSGSSVCTPTRYGLLTGRYSWRTRLQSGVVAGYKPCLITPDRLTVAGLLKKQGYTTAILGKWHLDFQYQDPVSGKILKRLNRKTQPPVGSKIPDGPLSRGFDSYHGFHHAGNMKAVIENDTVILHEDEINMLPRLSEKAVTYIEERAKSPDQPFFLYVPLGSPHTPIVPSKEWQGKSELGPYGDFVMQTDATVGIITDALAKNGFTDNTVVIFTSDNGCSKSADIRDLRKQGHHVSAQYRGSKADIWEGGHRVPFIVRWPGKTEAGSKSEQLITLVDFFATVSDITGEKAPNMAEDSVSFLPALSGKTIQSTRKGVIHHSISGHFAYRQGKWKLCLAKESGGWTAPKESQAGADAPKAQLYDMEKDPGEQNNLYLAHPEVAERLLADLTADIYNGRSTDGPKAKNDHKNIVLWKNQEAKTSTRKNRK
- a CDS encoding glycoside hydrolase family 95 protein; translated protein: MKTILMLTFCLALSSFGDTAPRNYELWEPQAAPNNGRSKWESTKSSKRPKSYDHDWERWSYPIGNGYTGVSIFGRTDTERIQLTDKTLHNRGIYGKGGLTSFAEVLLDFNQQKVSNYRRSLNLNEAIAHVSYMHKKVSFKREYFASYPDNIVVIRLTADKKGSLSFTVRPEIPYLAMKQRTGSITAVDNLLTLKGTMPLFSCNYEGQIKVLNEGGSVSANAKDGTIKVSEADSVTLLIATGTNYRISAKTFRNASAKKLDPKQFPHEQVSARIQLAQDMGYAALKENHFKDYQNLFGRVSVNLNSKPSVDPTHILLQKYQKGKTNTWLEELMFQYGRYLLISSSREKSLPANLQGVWSQDYYTPWSGGFWHNINVQMNYWGSMSTNLGECFQAYTNFYKAYLPIARGHAADYVRKYNPKQLTKGGDNGWIIGTGANAYYIPSAGGHSGPGTGGFTAKLLVDYYKFTQDKKYLEEVAYPAMLSLSKFYSKVLIPHGNKLLVEPSASPEQTSSAEQVKGMPGHLKGGRNYITAGCTFDQGFVWESYSDTLSLANELGNKDPFLDTIREQITKLDPILVGADGQIKEYREENHYSDIGQPRHRHISHLCPLYPGTLINSKPEWMQAASKTLDLRGDRTTGWALAHRMNSRARLGEGDKAHEAYKRFIRERTATNLWALHPPFQIDGSLGTMAGVAEMLLQSHDNSIRVLPALPKVWKTGHFDGLVARGNFVVSAKWQEGKASLISIQSRSGGVCRVNYPGIAKATIADSNGNAVEVTREGTDQIHFSSTLGETYLIKQIQQ
- a CDS encoding GDSL-type esterase/lipase family protein: MNKRLMTAMMLSFSIVTAFAAESIELSAGKELGAIWFIGDSITQSNADGDAKGSPRKSLYDLLNAKGYSFSYTGHHTRNVDGLPMSGNSPLDNLYHYHTGISGYLITKGSIQKRKRPLRGIGSGLSQYWKSGRLTLVKPDIILIMIGTNDIGHAYELAGAPARLATLLDDIYALPGAGKPTIFLASIPPNRRNEADRSRVVLFNESIPGIVDSYRTKGKKIFYVDQFTPIDKAYKKNMRGDNLHPNASGNDTMAAQWFNAIEASLKPESALFPGKRSDFRGYDRYDNVKTAKGDFSIVCPKNAAPGKPWLWRSLYWDAIKQFSNADLQLVDQGYHVVLAHGDVSGHPRGNANIDGAYDLLTQEYGFSKKCSMASMSRGTLSLFRWATENPQKVESIYVDNGVCNVLSWPAGKSVPGNKSSSSGNRKSWTLFKQAFGYATDAEALKTKESPIDLLEPLAKAGVPILMVCGSKDSAVPYEENDAIMEQRYKALGGSIEVIVENKGHSHGMKDPTPVLEFIKKNTK
- a CDS encoding right-handed parallel beta-helix repeat-containing protein; amino-acid sequence: MKKDNMQQSRVFRGWKFLMVIIPIFGSVAMAGTELYVSPAGSDTNLGSQSKPLASLAKARDLVRSHAGKDAVTVNIADGIYYLPETLIFSPEDSGTAEFPVVYRAENEGGAVLSGGSRLNLKWSAYKDGIFQAKTPQGLEIDQVFLDGSAQRMARYPNYDAKKKTDAYQGYSADAFSKERAANWADPTGGYIHAMHLHRWGGYHYRITGKDAKGEVTYEGGWQNNRQMGMHKKFRMVENIFEELDAPGEWFHNAKTSTLYYMPAPGVDLTKAKLEVVRLRHLVEFQGSQEKPVKQIAIQGFTLRHTARTFMDCKEPLLRSDWAIYRGGAFLLTGTEDVSLLDCEFDQVGGNAIFVNNYNRRVQVKGCHIHDAGASGVCFVGDPKAVRNPRFEYKEVNDFSEIDLTPGPKTDNYPADSIVEDCLIHGIGTVEKQPAAVQISMAQGITVRDVSIYDCARSGINISEGTWGGHLIEGCDVFDTVLETSDHGSFNSWGRDRFWHLNSAPAGKLAELSLLDAVKTSVIRNSRWRCDHGWDIDLDDGSSNYDIYNNLLLAKGLKLREGFRRHAWNNVIINNGLHPHVWYLGNGDEVHGNILMSRHRPARMKRPNADAARVDKNLFYVANESQVKATSKTLGWDKNSIFAKPQFIDPSKGDFAVKDNSPAFEIGFKNFPMDQFGVKKPALRKIARTPILPMPVLTKAKAKRRPARKAPAAKQVSKTSAWLGASLQTLAGEEFSAYGVSKEDGGVILIALAKNSVAAKKGLKEGDVVQEVNGQAVRTSDALLKACGRVGNKALTLKIVRQQQSQTIVIAK